From Micromonospora auratinigra:
GGCCAGGATCTCCTGCTGCCGGGCGTACCGGGGACCGGCGCCCGGGCGGCGCATCACGTAGCGCAGCGCGATGCCCTTGAGCAGCGCGCACTCCGCCCCGATCCGGCGCGGCACCACCAGGTCGGCGGCGTACCGGCGGTGCGGGCCGGGGCCGTGCCGCTCCTGGGTGGCGGCCACCACGCCGGCGACGAACCGGCCGGTGAGCACGCTGGTGGTGGCCTTCAGCGCGGCGAGGGACCGGTGGCTGCCGTCGTACGCGGCGAGCGGGGCGAGCGCCGGGTCGGCCAGCACCTCGTCCAGCACGCCGCCCAGGTCCTCCGGGGCCTCCCCCGAGTACGCGGCCGCCACGTCGGCGCAGAGCGCCCGCCGTTCCGCCTCGTCGGCCAGCAGCGGGCGCAGGCTGACGTACCCGCCGTGGATGCCGTCCTCGACGTCGTGCACCGAGTACGCGACGTCGTCCGCCCAGTCCATCACCTGGGCCTCCAGGCAGCGCCGCTCCCCCGCCGGGCTGCCGGCGCGCAGCCAGTCGAAGACCGGCCGGTCGTCGGCGTACACGCCGTACTTGCGCCGGCCGGGACGGCGCGGCCACGGGTACTTGCTGACCGCGTCGAGCGCGGCCCGGGTCAGGTTGAGCCCGGCGGACCCGCCGTCCGGGGCGTACACCTTGGCCTCCAGCCGGGTGAGCACCCGCAGCGTCTGCGCGTTGCCCTCGAAGCCGCCGCAGCTCTCGGCGAGCACGTCCAGCGCGTCCTCGCCGTTGTGCCCGAACGGCGGGTGCCCCAGGTCGTGGGCGAGCCCGGCGGTGTCCACCACGTCCGGGTCGCAGCCCAGCCGGGCGCCCATCTCGCGGGCGATCTGCGCGACCTCCAGCGAGTGGGTCAGCCGGGTACGCAGGAAGTCGTCGGTGCCGGCGGTGTGCACCTGCGTCTTCGCGGCGAGCCGGCGGAACGCCGCCGAGTGCAGCACCCGGGCCCGGTCCCGCTCGTACGGCGAGCGACCGTACCCGGTGTCCTTGGCCGCCTCGGCGACGAAGCGGGCCGCGTCGTCGGCCCCCGACTGCACGCTCAACCGCGCCGGCGGGAAGACGCCTGCTCGGCGGATCGGCTCACGCCGCACGCTCGCGGAGTACGCAGAACTCGTTGCCCTCCGGGTCGGCGAGGACGGTCCACGCCACCTCGCCCTGGCCGATGTCGACGTGCCGGGCCCCCATGTCGACCAGGCGTTCCACCTCGGCTTCGCGGTCGGCCGGACGCAGGTCGATGTGCAGCCGGTTCTTGCCCTCCGTGGGCGCGGCCACCGGGACGAAGACGATGCCGGGCAGCGTGTCGGGCGTGCGGCGGATCTCCACCTCGTCCGGCTTGTCGCTGATCACCTGGTAGCCGAGCGCCTCGGCCCACCAGTGGGCCAGCCGCGACGGATCCCGGGCGTCGACGGTCAGGTTCTCCCAGACGCTGGTCATGCGGCCACCTTTCCTGGTCGACAGGTACGCGGGCGAGCCCAGGTTACGCCGGGCCGCCCGGATCGGCGCGCCGGGAACACGGCACGGGGCCGCCGGCGGGTGCGCCGGCGACCCCGTGGGTGTCGCGGATCAGCGGGAGTCGGAGCCGCTGGTGGTGATCGCCGCGCGACCCGCCTCCAGCCGGGCCACCGGCACCCGGAACGGCGAGCAGGAGACGTAGTCCAGGCCCACCTCGTGGAAGAAGTGCACCGAGTCGGGGTCGCCGCCGTGCTCACCGCAGACGCCGAGCTTCAGCCCGGGCCGGGCCGCCCGGCCCTCCTCGGCGGCGATCCGGACCAGCCGGCCGACGCCGTCCCGGTCGATCGACTCGAACGGCGAGATGCCGAAGATGCCCAGTTCCAGGTAGCGCCAGAAGAACGCGCCCTCGACGTCGTCGCGGGAGAAACCCCAGCCCATCTGGGTCAGGTCGTTGGTGCCGAAGGAGAAGAACTGGGCGGCCTCGGCGATCTGCCCGGCGGTCAGCGCGGCCCGGGGCACCTCGATCATGGTGCCGATCAGCACCTCGACGCCGCTGTCCCCGACCACCTCGGCGATGATCTTCTCGGCCTCGGTGCGTACCGTCTCCAGCTCCTGCACCGCGCCGACCAGCGGGACCATGATCTCCGGGCAGGCGGCCCCGCCGGCCCGGACGACCGCGACGGCGGCCTCGGCGATCGCGCGGACCTGCATGGCGAACAGGCCCGGGATGACCAGGCCGAGCCGGACGCCGCGCAGGCCCAGCATCGGGTTCTCCTCGTGCATCCGCCGTACGGCGGAGAGCAGCGCCTCCTCCTTGGCCACGTCCTCGCCGCGCTCCTGGGCGACCGCCACGTTGACCGCGAGCTGCTCCAGCGGAGGCAGGAACTCGTGCAGCGGCGGGTCGATCAGCCGGACGGTGACCGGCAGCCCGTCCATCTCCCGGAAGATCTCGACGAAGTCCTCGCGCTGCAACGGCAGCAGCGCCGCGAGGGCGTCCTCCCGCTCGCGGTCGGTGGACGCCAGGATCAGCCGCTCGACCAGCTCGCGCCGGTCGCCGAGGAACATGTGCTCGGTGCGGCACAGGCCGATGCCCTCGGCGCCGAACCGGCGCGCCCGCGCCGCGTCCGCCCCGGTGTCGGCGTTCGTGCGGACCCGCAGCCGCCGCGCGGTGTCGGCGTGCGTCATGATCCGGTGTACGGCCCGGACCAGCGCGTCGTCGGTGCGCTCCGGGTGCAGCTCGCCCTCGAAGTACTGCACCACCTCGGACGGCATGACCGGCACCTCGCCGAGGTAGACCTTGCCGGTGGTGCCGTCGATGGAGACGACGTCGCCCTCGTTGACCACCCGGTCGCCGACGGTGAACTTCTTCGCCGGGACGTTCACCTCCAGCTCGTCGGCGCCGGAGACGCAGGTCTTGCCCATGCCCCGGGCCACCACGGCGGCGTGGCTGGTCTTGCCGCCGCGCGAGGTGAGGATGCCCTGGGCGGCGATCATGCCGTTCAGGTCGTCGGGGTTGGTCTCCCGGCGGACCAGGATCACCGACTCGCCCTCGGCGGCCAGCTCGACGGCCCGGGCGGAGGTGAAGACCACCTTGCCGGAGGCGGCGCCGGGCGAGGCGCCGATGCCCTTGGCGACCGGCTGGAACTCGTGGTCGAGCTGGAAGCGCGGGAACATCAGCTGGGCGAGCTGCGCGCCGTTGACCCGGTGCAACGCCTCGTCCAGGTCGATCAGGCCCTCGTCGACGAGCTGCCCGGCGATCACGAAGGCGGCCGCCGCGGTGCGCTTGCCGACCCGGGTCTGGAGCATCCAGAGCTTGCCGCGCTCGATGGTGAACTCGATGTCGCAGAGGTCCTTGTAGTGCTCCTCCAGCCGCGCCATGTAGCCGAGCAACTCGTCGTACGACTTCTTGTCGAGCTGCTCCAGCTCCTGCAACGGCACGGTGTTGCGGATGCCGGCCACCACGTCCTCGCCCTGGGCGTTGGCCAGGTAGTCGCCGTAGATGCCCTGCGCGCCGCTGCCCGGGTCCCGGGTGAAGGCCACCCCGGTGCCGGAGTCGGAGCCGAGGTTGCCGAAGACCATGGCGACCACGTTGACCGCGGTGCCCAGGTCGGCCGGGATCCGCTCCTGCCGGCGGTAGACCACCGCGCGTTCGGCGTTCCACGACTCGAAGACGGCCCGGATGGCCAGGTCGAGCTGCTCGCGCGGCTCCTGCGGGAACTCCCGCCCGGTGTGCTTGGCGAAGATCTGCTTGTACGCGTCGACCAGCCCGCGCAGGTCGTCGGCGTCCAGGTCGAGGTCGTTGTGGGTGCCCTTGGCGCGCTTGGCCTCGTCGAGCGCGTGCTCGAACTCCTCGCCCGGCACCTCGCAGACGGTCTTGCCGAACATCTGGATCAGCCGGCGGTACGAGTCCCAGGCGAATCTGTCTGCGCCGCCGGAGGCGGCCGAGTCAGCCCTGTCGCCCGCCTGTCGTGCGAGTCCTTCGACGCTGCGGTCGTTGAGGCCGACGTTGAGGACGGTCTCCATCATGCCGGGCATGGAGAACTTGGCGCCGGAGCGGACGGAGACCAGCAGCGGGTCGCCGGGGTCGCCCAGCTTGCGGCCCATCTCCCGCTCCAGGGCGTCCAGGTGGGCCGCGATCTGGTCGGCCAGGCCGTCCGGCTCGTGGCCGGTCGTCAGGTACGCCTTGCAGGCCTCGGTGGTGATGGTGAAGCCGGGTGGGACCGGGAGACCGAGATTGGTCATCTCGGCCAGGTTGGCCCCCTTGCCACCGAGCAGGTCCTTGAGATCCTTGTTGCCCTCGGCGAAGTCGTAGACGTACTTGTGCTCGACCGTTCCTTGCGCTGCCACCAGAGCCTCCCACGCGCGCCATTGACACTTAACGAAGGTTCAGTTCGGACATACCCCGGGAGCGACCACCGGTAATCCCGGCACGTCAGCGATCGGTGGGCGAAGGTTAAGCGAACTTCGCAGGGGCTGGGACCGTTCGGTGACAATCGGCACAACCGTCCCCACTATCCGCGTCCGTACCGGTTTTCGGGAGCGCTTCCACGCGCACGATCACGCAATTCCGATTCCCCTCGTACTGTTGACGGCACTGGTTTCGCTGAACCTGACCTTTGCCATATCCCACGCGAATACACCCCCCGGAGCAGCCGCCCGTGTCGACCATCCCCGCCGCCCCGTCCGCGACCGGTCCCGAGCCGCACGACCCGCCCGGTCTCCCCGCCCACCGGCCGGCCGCCACCGAGCTGGCCCGGCTCGCCACCCGGCAGGCCGACGACCTGCTCACCCCGCCGGCCCCGGTCCGGCTGGGCGACGTGGTGCCCGCCCCCGAGCAGGTCACCCCCGACCCCACGGCCGACTTCCTGCTGCCCGCGGACGCGGCGCTGCGGGTGAGCCCCGCCGGCCGTGACGTCGCCGAGCAACTCGCCGGCTGGCTGCGCCCGGCCACCGGCTACCCCCTGCCGGTCACCGACACGGCGGAGGGCCCCGACGGACTATTGGCGCTGACCCTGTCCAGCGCGTCCGCCCCCGCCGCGACGTCCGCCCCCGGCCCGGTGTCTGCCACCGGCGCGACGAGGGCCACCGGCACGGCGTCCGCCCCCGGAGCGGCCGTCGATCCCGGCGCGGCCTCCGGTGGCGCGGCGGCCGGCGGTGGCGCGGGGCGGCCCGGCGGCGAGGACCTCGGCGACGAGGGCTACCGGCTCGACGTGACCGGCGACGGCGTGCGGATCGTCGCGGCCACCCCGGCCGGACTGTTCCATGGCGCGCAGACACTGCGACAGCTGTTCCCGCCGGCCATCGAGAGCGCCGCCCCGGTCGCCGAGCGCTGGGCACTGCCCGGCGGCACCGTCCTCGACCGGCCGCGCTTCCCGTACCGGGGGGCGATGCTCGACGTGGCCCGGCACTTCTTTTCCGTCGAGGACGTGCTGCGGGTGGTCGACCATCTGGCCCGTTACAAGCTCAACCACCTGCACCTGCACCTCACCGACGACCAGGGCTGGCGGATCGCCGTCGACGCCTGGCCCCGGCTCGCCGAGGTGGGCGGGGCGACCGAGGTCGGCGGCGGCCCGGGCGGGTGGTACACGAAGGCCGACTACGCCCGGATCGTCGACCACGCCGCCCGCCGGCACGTCACCGTGGTGCCCGAGATCGACCTGCCCGGACACACCAACGCGGCCCTGGTCGCGTACCCCGAGCTGGCGCCGGGCAAGGTCGCGCCGCCGCCCTACACCGGCACCGAGGTCGGCTTCAGCTACGTCGACCCCACCGACGAGCGGACGTACGACTTCGTCGCCGACGTGATCGGCGAGGTGGCCGCGCTGACCCCCGGTCCCTGGCTGCACCTCGGCGGTGACGAGGCGTTCAAGGTCAAGGGCGCGACCTACACCGGTTTCGTGGAGCGGGCGCAGCGCATCGTCGCCGCGACCGGGAAGACCGTGGTCGGCTGGCACCAGCTCGCCCCGGCCGGCCACCTCGACGGGCGGGTGCTCCAGTGGTGGGGCACCAACGGCGACGACCCCGAGACCGCCGAGGCGGTACGCCGGGGCGCCCGCGTCATCCTCTCCCCCGGCAACCGCGCCTACCTGGACATGAAGTACGCCCCGGACACCCCGATCGGACACGACTGGGCCGGCCTGATCGACGTGCGCCGGGCGTACGACTGGGATCCCGGTACGCACCTGACCGACGTACCGGCCGACGCCGTGCTGGGCGTGGAGGCGCCGCTCTGGACGGAGTCGGTCACCACGGCCGACGAGGTGGAGTTCATGCTCTTCCCCCGCCTGCCCGCCCTCGCCGAACTGGGCTGGTCACCCCGCTCGACGCACGACTGGGACGCGTTCCGCGTCCGGTTGGCCGGCCACGGCCCGCGCTGGACCACCGCCGGCATCACCTTCCACCCCTCCCCCGACGTCCCCTGGCCCACTGTCCCCACCGCGCTCACCGTGCCCACCCCGCGCTCCGCCACCATCCCCGCCGACACCCCCTAACCCCGGCCGGCGGACGCCCGTCGGTGGAACACCATGCACCTGTCCGGGGCCGGGACACGTACATGGCGTTCCACTCACCACGAAAGTCCGTCGCGGCGATGTGTAGCCGAGCGTCACGTCGATGACGGCCGCGCCGGGATGGGCGAGATGTCCCCTCCGCCAGCGGGACGGATGGGGTGGATGTCCGGTTCGGGCGGGTGGCGCGGCGGGCGGGGCGTCGGGGCGTGGGCGGGGCCA
This genomic window contains:
- a CDS encoding deoxyguanosinetriphosphate triphosphohydrolase — its product is MQSGADDAARFVAEAAKDTGYGRSPYERDRARVLHSAAFRRLAAKTQVHTAGTDDFLRTRLTHSLEVAQIAREMGARLGCDPDVVDTAGLAHDLGHPPFGHNGEDALDVLAESCGGFEGNAQTLRVLTRLEAKVYAPDGGSAGLNLTRAALDAVSKYPWPRRPGRRKYGVYADDRPVFDWLRAGSPAGERRCLEAQVMDWADDVAYSVHDVEDGIHGGYVSLRPLLADEAERRALCADVAAAYSGEAPEDLGGVLDEVLADPALAPLAAYDGSHRSLAALKATTSVLTGRFVAGVVAATQERHGPGPHRRYAADLVVPRRIGAECALLKGIALRYVMRRPGAGPRYARQQEILAELVAALLDRAPDALDPVFAPLWRDAPDDPARLRVVIDQVASLTDPAALAWHTRLVRPG
- a CDS encoding VOC family protein, giving the protein MTSVWENLTVDARDPSRLAHWWAEALGYQVISDKPDEVEIRRTPDTLPGIVFVPVAAPTEGKNRLHIDLRPADREAEVERLVDMGARHVDIGQGEVAWTVLADPEGNEFCVLRERAA
- the ppdK gene encoding pyruvate, phosphate dikinase; amino-acid sequence: MAAQGTVEHKYVYDFAEGNKDLKDLLGGKGANLAEMTNLGLPVPPGFTITTEACKAYLTTGHEPDGLADQIAAHLDALEREMGRKLGDPGDPLLVSVRSGAKFSMPGMMETVLNVGLNDRSVEGLARQAGDRADSAASGGADRFAWDSYRRLIQMFGKTVCEVPGEEFEHALDEAKRAKGTHNDLDLDADDLRGLVDAYKQIFAKHTGREFPQEPREQLDLAIRAVFESWNAERAVVYRRQERIPADLGTAVNVVAMVFGNLGSDSGTGVAFTRDPGSGAQGIYGDYLANAQGEDVVAGIRNTVPLQELEQLDKKSYDELLGYMARLEEHYKDLCDIEFTIERGKLWMLQTRVGKRTAAAAFVIAGQLVDEGLIDLDEALHRVNGAQLAQLMFPRFQLDHEFQPVAKGIGASPGAASGKVVFTSARAVELAAEGESVILVRRETNPDDLNGMIAAQGILTSRGGKTSHAAVVARGMGKTCVSGADELEVNVPAKKFTVGDRVVNEGDVVSIDGTTGKVYLGEVPVMPSEVVQYFEGELHPERTDDALVRAVHRIMTHADTARRLRVRTNADTGADAARARRFGAEGIGLCRTEHMFLGDRRELVERLILASTDREREDALAALLPLQREDFVEIFREMDGLPVTVRLIDPPLHEFLPPLEQLAVNVAVAQERGEDVAKEEALLSAVRRMHEENPMLGLRGVRLGLVIPGLFAMQVRAIAEAAVAVVRAGGAACPEIMVPLVGAVQELETVRTEAEKIIAEVVGDSGVEVLIGTMIEVPRAALTAGQIAEAAQFFSFGTNDLTQMGWGFSRDDVEGAFFWRYLELGIFGISPFESIDRDGVGRLVRIAAEEGRAARPGLKLGVCGEHGGDPDSVHFFHEVGLDYVSCSPFRVPVARLEAGRAAITTSGSDSR
- a CDS encoding family 20 glycosylhydrolase, which gives rise to MSTIPAAPSATGPEPHDPPGLPAHRPAATELARLATRQADDLLTPPAPVRLGDVVPAPEQVTPDPTADFLLPADAALRVSPAGRDVAEQLAGWLRPATGYPLPVTDTAEGPDGLLALTLSSASAPAATSAPGPVSATGATRATGTASAPGAAVDPGAASGGAAAGGGAGRPGGEDLGDEGYRLDVTGDGVRIVAATPAGLFHGAQTLRQLFPPAIESAAPVAERWALPGGTVLDRPRFPYRGAMLDVARHFFSVEDVLRVVDHLARYKLNHLHLHLTDDQGWRIAVDAWPRLAEVGGATEVGGGPGGWYTKADYARIVDHAARRHVTVVPEIDLPGHTNAALVAYPELAPGKVAPPPYTGTEVGFSYVDPTDERTYDFVADVIGEVAALTPGPWLHLGGDEAFKVKGATYTGFVERAQRIVAATGKTVVGWHQLAPAGHLDGRVLQWWGTNGDDPETAEAVRRGARVILSPGNRAYLDMKYAPDTPIGHDWAGLIDVRRAYDWDPGTHLTDVPADAVLGVEAPLWTESVTTADEVEFMLFPRLPALAELGWSPRSTHDWDAFRVRLAGHGPRWTTAGITFHPSPDVPWPTVPTALTVPTPRSATIPADTP